Genomic segment of Terriglobales bacterium:
GCCAGGGCGTGCACCTGTGGGACACCGCAGGCCGCCGCTACCTGGATCTCTCCGGCAGCGCCGCGGTCAGCATGATCGGCCACGGCGATGCCGAGGTGACGCGCGCCATCGCCGAGCAGGCGGCTGCCTTGGAGTTCGTCCACAGCAGCCAGTTCACCACCGCCGCCGCCGAGCGGTTCGCGGCGGAGCTTCTGGAGTTTGCCGGGCCGGGCTTCCGCGGCGGGGCGGTGTACTTCACCAGCGGCGGCTCCGAGGCCGTCGAGAGCGCACTCAAGCTCGCGCGCCAGTATCAGGTGGAGATCGGGCAGCCACGCCGCTTCCGCGTGCTCAGCCGGTGGCAGAGTTACCACGGCTCCACCCTGGGCGCCATGCAGGTCTCCGGCAACCGCCGCCGCCGCGACCTCTACCTGCCCATGATGCGGGAGCAGCCGGGCTTCGAGCACGTCAGCCTGCCTTCCTGCTACCGCTGCAAGTACGACTGCCAGGACTGCGCCCGGCAATACGCCGCCGAGGTGGAGCAGGCGCTGGAGGCCGCCGGCGACGAGGCCGCGGCCTTCATCCTAGAGCCGGTGAGCGGGGCCACGCTAGGCGCCGCCGTCCCTCCGGATGGCTACCTGCAGCAGGTGGCGGCGGCATGCGCCCGCGCCGGAGCGCTGCTCATCGCCGACGAGGTCATGACCGGCTGCGGCCGCACCGGGCGCAACTTCGCGGTCGAACACTGGGGCGTCACTCCCGATCTGCTGGTTCTGGGCAAGGCGCTCTCC
This window contains:
- a CDS encoding aminotransferase class III-fold pyridoxal phosphate-dependent enzyme, with the protein product MSGPTERSAHLRRSFRRSSPVAVRGQGVHLWDTAGRRYLDLSGSAAVSMIGHGDAEVTRAIAEQAAALEFVHSSQFTTAAAERFAAELLEFAGPGFRGGAVYFTSGGSEAVESALKLARQYQVEIGQPRRFRVLSRWQSYHGSTLGAMQVSGNRRRRDLYLPMMREQPGFEHVSLPSCYRCKYDCQDCARQYAAEVEQALEAAGDEAAAFILEPVSGATLGAAVPPDGYLQQVAAACARAGALLIADEVMTGCGRTGRNFAVEHWGVTPDLLVLGKALSSGYTPLGAVIVARRVVDAMATGSGTFVHGFTYNAHPVSVAGGRAALARLRALGLVRQADSTQEGTAASLLRVALQRLRALPAVGDVRGLGLLWGVEFVADKSSKAPFPPDRGFALQVSDAAARRGLLVYPMQGCVDGECGDHLLLAPPAIISPEEIGWAVEQLAAAIEEASGREPG